In Panicum virgatum strain AP13 chromosome 4N, P.virgatum_v5, whole genome shotgun sequence, a single window of DNA contains:
- the LOC120668800 gene encoding putative F-box protein At2g02030 isoform X2 has product MSERRRRGHCISAADGEGVKRCTEVASGNLFDFPIKAKAVSGRDSKQFPDKKRDSLRIHLSIPTLTEAVSEFISVYQRKGNLKVYQRKGKKKKRVLPQQQTFELPDEIVWEIMIRLPVESLARFKTVSKAWLAIISDPSFVRAHLQCSKQKQHRNPSHFLINPKFLLEISNADAFSTNIQFYQWCLQENMMRSTATLLYGRHFPTSEFGRVSDMAHCDGLMLLPTDTKVYVFNPATKDTIALPESQRNMMWHHRCLPVGLGLDTSTGKYKVARSFYRSRCSDPVEIVAMGMEVFTINGKHGSWRETLVDPPYPILSSQAATHYKGCLFYSIDKNNLQRPPHGLVRFSLADETFGVTPLITNIYPEVDHDDFFISEFDGELCCTYLCSHLQRVLVFTTRGVDHPKWSLRYLINVQSHFYPLVPLGSGRILLRGGNCLLGYNLEASEIEVGERFDMDEIRYLAPSQDTLGRAWENVLWFDLISYTESLVPVTPKLLNHIDTSEACSRQTS; this is encoded by the exons ATGTCTGAGCGTCGGCGGCGTGGCCACTGCATCTCGGCGGCAGATGGAGAGGGTGTCAAACGGTGCACGGAGGTGGCGAGCGGCAACCTGTTTGAT TTCCCTATTAAGGCGAAGGCCGTGTCCGGGAGGGATTCCAAACAATTTCCAGACAAAAAGAGAGACAGTCTTCGAATTCACCTATCGATTCCCACATTAACAGAGGCCGTGTCCGAATTCATCTCG GTATACCAGAGGAAGGGGAATTTGAAGGTATAccagaggaaggggaagaagaagaagagggtgCTGCCGCAGCAGCAGACTTTCGAGCTGCCGGACGAGATTGTCTGGGAGATCATGATCCGGCTGCCAGTGGAATCCCTGGCGAGATTCAAAACCGTCAGCAAGGCCTGGCTTGCCATCATTTCGGATCCTTCTTTTGTTCGCGCGCATCTCCAGTGCTCCAAGCAGAAACAGCACCGCAACCCATCACATTTCCTCATCAACCCCAAGTTTCTTTTGGAAATAAGTAATGCCGATGCTTTTTCCACCAACATCCAGTTCTACCAGTGGTGTTTACAAGAAAACATGATGAGGAGTACTGCAACACTACTGTACGGGAGACACTTCCCTACCAGCGAGTTTGGGAGAGTGTCCGATATGGCACATTGTGATGGCTTGATGCTGCTCCCCACCGACACCAAGGTCTACGTCTTCAACCCAGCCACAAAGGACACCATTGCACTGCCAGAGAGCCAGCGCAACATGATGTGGCATCACAGATGTCTCCCCGTCGGCTTGGGCCTTGATACTTCCACCGGCAAATACAAGGTCGCACGCTCTTTCTACCGCTCCCGTTGTTCTGATCCCGTGGAGATCGTTGCGATGGGGATGGAGGTCTTCACCATCAATGGCAAACACGGCTCTTGGAGGGAAACTTTGGTTGATCCACCCTACCCAATCTTGAGTTCACAGGCTGCCACACACTACAAGGGATGTTTATTCTATTCTATTGATAAGAACAATCTGCAGCGGCCCCCGCACGGGTTAGTGCGTTTCAGCCTTGCAGACGAAACATTTGGTGTCACTCCATTGATCACAAACATATACCCTGAAGTTGACCATGACGATTTTTTTATTAGTGAGTTTGATGGGGAGCTATGCTGTACTTACCTCTGCAGCCATCTGCAACGGGTATTGGTCTTCACAACAAGAGGTGTAGACCATCCAAAATGGAGTTTACGTTATTTGATAAATGTCCAATCGCATTTCTATCCACTGGTCCCACTTGGCAGCGGTAGGATCCTTTTGCGCGGAGGTAACTGTCTCCTCGGTTACAATTTGGAAGCTTCCGAAATAGAAGTAGGTGAAAGATTCGATATGGATGAAATAAGGTACCTTGCTCCTTCTCAAGACACCTTGGGGCGTGCATGGGAAAATGTATTGTggtttgacttgatttcttaCACGGAAAGCCTTGTTCCAGTTACACCTAAG CTCCTCAACCACATCGATACAAGTGAGGCATGCAGCAGACAGACTTCTTAA
- the LOC120668800 gene encoding putative F-box protein At2g02030 isoform X1 yields MSERRRRGHCISAADGEGVKRCTEVASGNLFDISCISFLTKFPIKAKAVSGRDSKQFPDKKRDSLRIHLSIPTLTEAVSEFISVYQRKGNLKVYQRKGKKKKRVLPQQQTFELPDEIVWEIMIRLPVESLARFKTVSKAWLAIISDPSFVRAHLQCSKQKQHRNPSHFLINPKFLLEISNADAFSTNIQFYQWCLQENMMRSTATLLYGRHFPTSEFGRVSDMAHCDGLMLLPTDTKVYVFNPATKDTIALPESQRNMMWHHRCLPVGLGLDTSTGKYKVARSFYRSRCSDPVEIVAMGMEVFTINGKHGSWRETLVDPPYPILSSQAATHYKGCLFYSIDKNNLQRPPHGLVRFSLADETFGVTPLITNIYPEVDHDDFFISEFDGELCCTYLCSHLQRVLVFTTRGVDHPKWSLRYLINVQSHFYPLVPLGSGRILLRGGNCLLGYNLEASEIEVGERFDMDEIRYLAPSQDTLGRAWENVLWFDLISYTESLVPVTPKLLNHIDTSEACSRQTS; encoded by the exons ATGTCTGAGCGTCGGCGGCGTGGCCACTGCATCTCGGCGGCAGATGGAGAGGGTGTCAAACGGTGCACGGAGGTGGCGAGCGGCAACCTGTTTGAT ATCTCATGCATTTCTTTCCTCACCAAGTTCCCTATTAAGGCGAAGGCCGTGTCCGGGAGGGATTCCAAACAATTTCCAGACAAAAAGAGAGACAGTCTTCGAATTCACCTATCGATTCCCACATTAACAGAGGCCGTGTCCGAATTCATCTCG GTATACCAGAGGAAGGGGAATTTGAAGGTATAccagaggaaggggaagaagaagaagagggtgCTGCCGCAGCAGCAGACTTTCGAGCTGCCGGACGAGATTGTCTGGGAGATCATGATCCGGCTGCCAGTGGAATCCCTGGCGAGATTCAAAACCGTCAGCAAGGCCTGGCTTGCCATCATTTCGGATCCTTCTTTTGTTCGCGCGCATCTCCAGTGCTCCAAGCAGAAACAGCACCGCAACCCATCACATTTCCTCATCAACCCCAAGTTTCTTTTGGAAATAAGTAATGCCGATGCTTTTTCCACCAACATCCAGTTCTACCAGTGGTGTTTACAAGAAAACATGATGAGGAGTACTGCAACACTACTGTACGGGAGACACTTCCCTACCAGCGAGTTTGGGAGAGTGTCCGATATGGCACATTGTGATGGCTTGATGCTGCTCCCCACCGACACCAAGGTCTACGTCTTCAACCCAGCCACAAAGGACACCATTGCACTGCCAGAGAGCCAGCGCAACATGATGTGGCATCACAGATGTCTCCCCGTCGGCTTGGGCCTTGATACTTCCACCGGCAAATACAAGGTCGCACGCTCTTTCTACCGCTCCCGTTGTTCTGATCCCGTGGAGATCGTTGCGATGGGGATGGAGGTCTTCACCATCAATGGCAAACACGGCTCTTGGAGGGAAACTTTGGTTGATCCACCCTACCCAATCTTGAGTTCACAGGCTGCCACACACTACAAGGGATGTTTATTCTATTCTATTGATAAGAACAATCTGCAGCGGCCCCCGCACGGGTTAGTGCGTTTCAGCCTTGCAGACGAAACATTTGGTGTCACTCCATTGATCACAAACATATACCCTGAAGTTGACCATGACGATTTTTTTATTAGTGAGTTTGATGGGGAGCTATGCTGTACTTACCTCTGCAGCCATCTGCAACGGGTATTGGTCTTCACAACAAGAGGTGTAGACCATCCAAAATGGAGTTTACGTTATTTGATAAATGTCCAATCGCATTTCTATCCACTGGTCCCACTTGGCAGCGGTAGGATCCTTTTGCGCGGAGGTAACTGTCTCCTCGGTTACAATTTGGAAGCTTCCGAAATAGAAGTAGGTGAAAGATTCGATATGGATGAAATAAGGTACCTTGCTCCTTCTCAAGACACCTTGGGGCGTGCATGGGAAAATGTATTGTggtttgacttgatttcttaCACGGAAAGCCTTGTTCCAGTTACACCTAAG CTCCTCAACCACATCGATACAAGTGAGGCATGCAGCAGACAGACTTCTTAA
- the LOC120668800 gene encoding putative F-box protein At2g02030 isoform X4 — protein MSERRRRGHCISAADGEGVKRCTEVASGNLFDAKAVSGRDSKQFPDKKRDSLRIHLSIPTLTEAVSEFISVYQRKGNLKVYQRKGKKKKRVLPQQQTFELPDEIVWEIMIRLPVESLARFKTVSKAWLAIISDPSFVRAHLQCSKQKQHRNPSHFLINPKFLLEISNADAFSTNIQFYQWCLQENMMRSTATLLYGRHFPTSEFGRVSDMAHCDGLMLLPTDTKVYVFNPATKDTIALPESQRNMMWHHRCLPVGLGLDTSTGKYKVARSFYRSRCSDPVEIVAMGMEVFTINGKHGSWRETLVDPPYPILSSQAATHYKGCLFYSIDKNNLQRPPHGLVRFSLADETFGVTPLITNIYPEVDHDDFFISEFDGELCCTYLCSHLQRVLVFTTRGVDHPKWSLRYLINVQSHFYPLVPLGSGRILLRGGNCLLGYNLEASEIEVGERFDMDEIRYLAPSQDTLGRAWENVLWFDLISYTESLVPVTPKLLNHIDTSEACSRQTS, from the exons ATGTCTGAGCGTCGGCGGCGTGGCCACTGCATCTCGGCGGCAGATGGAGAGGGTGTCAAACGGTGCACGGAGGTGGCGAGCGGCAACCTGTTTGAT GCGAAGGCCGTGTCCGGGAGGGATTCCAAACAATTTCCAGACAAAAAGAGAGACAGTCTTCGAATTCACCTATCGATTCCCACATTAACAGAGGCCGTGTCCGAATTCATCTCG GTATACCAGAGGAAGGGGAATTTGAAGGTATAccagaggaaggggaagaagaagaagagggtgCTGCCGCAGCAGCAGACTTTCGAGCTGCCGGACGAGATTGTCTGGGAGATCATGATCCGGCTGCCAGTGGAATCCCTGGCGAGATTCAAAACCGTCAGCAAGGCCTGGCTTGCCATCATTTCGGATCCTTCTTTTGTTCGCGCGCATCTCCAGTGCTCCAAGCAGAAACAGCACCGCAACCCATCACATTTCCTCATCAACCCCAAGTTTCTTTTGGAAATAAGTAATGCCGATGCTTTTTCCACCAACATCCAGTTCTACCAGTGGTGTTTACAAGAAAACATGATGAGGAGTACTGCAACACTACTGTACGGGAGACACTTCCCTACCAGCGAGTTTGGGAGAGTGTCCGATATGGCACATTGTGATGGCTTGATGCTGCTCCCCACCGACACCAAGGTCTACGTCTTCAACCCAGCCACAAAGGACACCATTGCACTGCCAGAGAGCCAGCGCAACATGATGTGGCATCACAGATGTCTCCCCGTCGGCTTGGGCCTTGATACTTCCACCGGCAAATACAAGGTCGCACGCTCTTTCTACCGCTCCCGTTGTTCTGATCCCGTGGAGATCGTTGCGATGGGGATGGAGGTCTTCACCATCAATGGCAAACACGGCTCTTGGAGGGAAACTTTGGTTGATCCACCCTACCCAATCTTGAGTTCACAGGCTGCCACACACTACAAGGGATGTTTATTCTATTCTATTGATAAGAACAATCTGCAGCGGCCCCCGCACGGGTTAGTGCGTTTCAGCCTTGCAGACGAAACATTTGGTGTCACTCCATTGATCACAAACATATACCCTGAAGTTGACCATGACGATTTTTTTATTAGTGAGTTTGATGGGGAGCTATGCTGTACTTACCTCTGCAGCCATCTGCAACGGGTATTGGTCTTCACAACAAGAGGTGTAGACCATCCAAAATGGAGTTTACGTTATTTGATAAATGTCCAATCGCATTTCTATCCACTGGTCCCACTTGGCAGCGGTAGGATCCTTTTGCGCGGAGGTAACTGTCTCCTCGGTTACAATTTGGAAGCTTCCGAAATAGAAGTAGGTGAAAGATTCGATATGGATGAAATAAGGTACCTTGCTCCTTCTCAAGACACCTTGGGGCGTGCATGGGAAAATGTATTGTggtttgacttgatttcttaCACGGAAAGCCTTGTTCCAGTTACACCTAAG CTCCTCAACCACATCGATACAAGTGAGGCATGCAGCAGACAGACTTCTTAA
- the LOC120668800 gene encoding putative F-box protein At2g02030 isoform X6, whose protein sequence is MSERRRRGHCISAADGEGVKRCTEVASGNLFDVYQRKGNLKVYQRKGKKKKRVLPQQQTFELPDEIVWEIMIRLPVESLARFKTVSKAWLAIISDPSFVRAHLQCSKQKQHRNPSHFLINPKFLLEISNADAFSTNIQFYQWCLQENMMRSTATLLYGRHFPTSEFGRVSDMAHCDGLMLLPTDTKVYVFNPATKDTIALPESQRNMMWHHRCLPVGLGLDTSTGKYKVARSFYRSRCSDPVEIVAMGMEVFTINGKHGSWRETLVDPPYPILSSQAATHYKGCLFYSIDKNNLQRPPHGLVRFSLADETFGVTPLITNIYPEVDHDDFFISEFDGELCCTYLCSHLQRVLVFTTRGVDHPKWSLRYLINVQSHFYPLVPLGSGRILLRGGNCLLGYNLEASEIEVGERFDMDEIRYLAPSQDTLGRAWENVLWFDLISYTESLVPVTPKLLNHIDTSEACSRQTS, encoded by the exons ATGTCTGAGCGTCGGCGGCGTGGCCACTGCATCTCGGCGGCAGATGGAGAGGGTGTCAAACGGTGCACGGAGGTGGCGAGCGGCAACCTGTTTGAT GTATACCAGAGGAAGGGGAATTTGAAGGTATAccagaggaaggggaagaagaagaagagggtgCTGCCGCAGCAGCAGACTTTCGAGCTGCCGGACGAGATTGTCTGGGAGATCATGATCCGGCTGCCAGTGGAATCCCTGGCGAGATTCAAAACCGTCAGCAAGGCCTGGCTTGCCATCATTTCGGATCCTTCTTTTGTTCGCGCGCATCTCCAGTGCTCCAAGCAGAAACAGCACCGCAACCCATCACATTTCCTCATCAACCCCAAGTTTCTTTTGGAAATAAGTAATGCCGATGCTTTTTCCACCAACATCCAGTTCTACCAGTGGTGTTTACAAGAAAACATGATGAGGAGTACTGCAACACTACTGTACGGGAGACACTTCCCTACCAGCGAGTTTGGGAGAGTGTCCGATATGGCACATTGTGATGGCTTGATGCTGCTCCCCACCGACACCAAGGTCTACGTCTTCAACCCAGCCACAAAGGACACCATTGCACTGCCAGAGAGCCAGCGCAACATGATGTGGCATCACAGATGTCTCCCCGTCGGCTTGGGCCTTGATACTTCCACCGGCAAATACAAGGTCGCACGCTCTTTCTACCGCTCCCGTTGTTCTGATCCCGTGGAGATCGTTGCGATGGGGATGGAGGTCTTCACCATCAATGGCAAACACGGCTCTTGGAGGGAAACTTTGGTTGATCCACCCTACCCAATCTTGAGTTCACAGGCTGCCACACACTACAAGGGATGTTTATTCTATTCTATTGATAAGAACAATCTGCAGCGGCCCCCGCACGGGTTAGTGCGTTTCAGCCTTGCAGACGAAACATTTGGTGTCACTCCATTGATCACAAACATATACCCTGAAGTTGACCATGACGATTTTTTTATTAGTGAGTTTGATGGGGAGCTATGCTGTACTTACCTCTGCAGCCATCTGCAACGGGTATTGGTCTTCACAACAAGAGGTGTAGACCATCCAAAATGGAGTTTACGTTATTTGATAAATGTCCAATCGCATTTCTATCCACTGGTCCCACTTGGCAGCGGTAGGATCCTTTTGCGCGGAGGTAACTGTCTCCTCGGTTACAATTTGGAAGCTTCCGAAATAGAAGTAGGTGAAAGATTCGATATGGATGAAATAAGGTACCTTGCTCCTTCTCAAGACACCTTGGGGCGTGCATGGGAAAATGTATTGTggtttgacttgatttcttaCACGGAAAGCCTTGTTCCAGTTACACCTAAG CTCCTCAACCACATCGATACAAGTGAGGCATGCAGCAGACAGACTTCTTAA
- the LOC120668800 gene encoding putative F-box protein At2g02030 isoform X3, with translation MSERRRRGHCISAADGEGVKRCTEVASGNLFDISCISFLTKFPIKAKAVSGRDSKQFPDKKRDSLRIHLSIPTLTEAVSEFISVYQRKGKKKKRVLPQQQTFELPDEIVWEIMIRLPVESLARFKTVSKAWLAIISDPSFVRAHLQCSKQKQHRNPSHFLINPKFLLEISNADAFSTNIQFYQWCLQENMMRSTATLLYGRHFPTSEFGRVSDMAHCDGLMLLPTDTKVYVFNPATKDTIALPESQRNMMWHHRCLPVGLGLDTSTGKYKVARSFYRSRCSDPVEIVAMGMEVFTINGKHGSWRETLVDPPYPILSSQAATHYKGCLFYSIDKNNLQRPPHGLVRFSLADETFGVTPLITNIYPEVDHDDFFISEFDGELCCTYLCSHLQRVLVFTTRGVDHPKWSLRYLINVQSHFYPLVPLGSGRILLRGGNCLLGYNLEASEIEVGERFDMDEIRYLAPSQDTLGRAWENVLWFDLISYTESLVPVTPKLLNHIDTSEACSRQTS, from the exons ATGTCTGAGCGTCGGCGGCGTGGCCACTGCATCTCGGCGGCAGATGGAGAGGGTGTCAAACGGTGCACGGAGGTGGCGAGCGGCAACCTGTTTGAT ATCTCATGCATTTCTTTCCTCACCAAGTTCCCTATTAAGGCGAAGGCCGTGTCCGGGAGGGATTCCAAACAATTTCCAGACAAAAAGAGAGACAGTCTTCGAATTCACCTATCGATTCCCACATTAACAGAGGCCGTGTCCGAATTCATCTCG GTATAccagaggaaggggaagaagaagaagagggtgCTGCCGCAGCAGCAGACTTTCGAGCTGCCGGACGAGATTGTCTGGGAGATCATGATCCGGCTGCCAGTGGAATCCCTGGCGAGATTCAAAACCGTCAGCAAGGCCTGGCTTGCCATCATTTCGGATCCTTCTTTTGTTCGCGCGCATCTCCAGTGCTCCAAGCAGAAACAGCACCGCAACCCATCACATTTCCTCATCAACCCCAAGTTTCTTTTGGAAATAAGTAATGCCGATGCTTTTTCCACCAACATCCAGTTCTACCAGTGGTGTTTACAAGAAAACATGATGAGGAGTACTGCAACACTACTGTACGGGAGACACTTCCCTACCAGCGAGTTTGGGAGAGTGTCCGATATGGCACATTGTGATGGCTTGATGCTGCTCCCCACCGACACCAAGGTCTACGTCTTCAACCCAGCCACAAAGGACACCATTGCACTGCCAGAGAGCCAGCGCAACATGATGTGGCATCACAGATGTCTCCCCGTCGGCTTGGGCCTTGATACTTCCACCGGCAAATACAAGGTCGCACGCTCTTTCTACCGCTCCCGTTGTTCTGATCCCGTGGAGATCGTTGCGATGGGGATGGAGGTCTTCACCATCAATGGCAAACACGGCTCTTGGAGGGAAACTTTGGTTGATCCACCCTACCCAATCTTGAGTTCACAGGCTGCCACACACTACAAGGGATGTTTATTCTATTCTATTGATAAGAACAATCTGCAGCGGCCCCCGCACGGGTTAGTGCGTTTCAGCCTTGCAGACGAAACATTTGGTGTCACTCCATTGATCACAAACATATACCCTGAAGTTGACCATGACGATTTTTTTATTAGTGAGTTTGATGGGGAGCTATGCTGTACTTACCTCTGCAGCCATCTGCAACGGGTATTGGTCTTCACAACAAGAGGTGTAGACCATCCAAAATGGAGTTTACGTTATTTGATAAATGTCCAATCGCATTTCTATCCACTGGTCCCACTTGGCAGCGGTAGGATCCTTTTGCGCGGAGGTAACTGTCTCCTCGGTTACAATTTGGAAGCTTCCGAAATAGAAGTAGGTGAAAGATTCGATATGGATGAAATAAGGTACCTTGCTCCTTCTCAAGACACCTTGGGGCGTGCATGGGAAAATGTATTGTggtttgacttgatttcttaCACGGAAAGCCTTGTTCCAGTTACACCTAAG CTCCTCAACCACATCGATACAAGTGAGGCATGCAGCAGACAGACTTCTTAA
- the LOC120668800 gene encoding putative F-box protein At1g12855 isoform X5: MSERRRRGHCISAADGEGVKRCTEVASGNLFDISCISFLTKFPIKAKAVSGRDSKQFPDKKRDSLRIHLSIPTLTEAVSEFISVYQRKGNLKVYQRKGKKKKRVLPQQQTFELPDEIVWEIMIRLPVESLARFKTVSKAWLAIISDPSFVRAHLQCSKQKQHRNPSHFLINPKFLLEISNADAFSTNIQFYQWCLQENMMRSTATLLYGRHFPTSEFGRVSDMAHCDGLMLLPTDTKVYVFNPATKDTIALPESQRNMMWHHRCLPVGLGLDTSTGKYKVARSFYRSRCSDPVEIVAMGMEVFTINGKHGSWRETLVDPPYPILSSQAATHYKGCLFYSIDKNNLQRPPHGEFDGELCCTYLCSHLQRVLVFTTRGVDHPKWSLRYLINVQSHFYPLVPLGSGRILLRGGNCLLGYNLEASEIEVGERFDMDEIRYLAPSQDTLGRAWENVLWFDLISYTESLVPVTPKLLNHIDTSEACSRQTS, encoded by the exons ATGTCTGAGCGTCGGCGGCGTGGCCACTGCATCTCGGCGGCAGATGGAGAGGGTGTCAAACGGTGCACGGAGGTGGCGAGCGGCAACCTGTTTGAT ATCTCATGCATTTCTTTCCTCACCAAGTTCCCTATTAAGGCGAAGGCCGTGTCCGGGAGGGATTCCAAACAATTTCCAGACAAAAAGAGAGACAGTCTTCGAATTCACCTATCGATTCCCACATTAACAGAGGCCGTGTCCGAATTCATCTCG GTATACCAGAGGAAGGGGAATTTGAAGGTATAccagaggaaggggaagaagaagaagagggtgCTGCCGCAGCAGCAGACTTTCGAGCTGCCGGACGAGATTGTCTGGGAGATCATGATCCGGCTGCCAGTGGAATCCCTGGCGAGATTCAAAACCGTCAGCAAGGCCTGGCTTGCCATCATTTCGGATCCTTCTTTTGTTCGCGCGCATCTCCAGTGCTCCAAGCAGAAACAGCACCGCAACCCATCACATTTCCTCATCAACCCCAAGTTTCTTTTGGAAATAAGTAATGCCGATGCTTTTTCCACCAACATCCAGTTCTACCAGTGGTGTTTACAAGAAAACATGATGAGGAGTACTGCAACACTACTGTACGGGAGACACTTCCCTACCAGCGAGTTTGGGAGAGTGTCCGATATGGCACATTGTGATGGCTTGATGCTGCTCCCCACCGACACCAAGGTCTACGTCTTCAACCCAGCCACAAAGGACACCATTGCACTGCCAGAGAGCCAGCGCAACATGATGTGGCATCACAGATGTCTCCCCGTCGGCTTGGGCCTTGATACTTCCACCGGCAAATACAAGGTCGCACGCTCTTTCTACCGCTCCCGTTGTTCTGATCCCGTGGAGATCGTTGCGATGGGGATGGAGGTCTTCACCATCAATGGCAAACACGGCTCTTGGAGGGAAACTTTGGTTGATCCACCCTACCCAATCTTGAGTTCACAGGCTGCCACACACTACAAGGGATGTTTATTCTATTCTATTGATAAGAACAATCTGCAGCGGCCCCCGCACGG TGAGTTTGATGGGGAGCTATGCTGTACTTACCTCTGCAGCCATCTGCAACGGGTATTGGTCTTCACAACAAGAGGTGTAGACCATCCAAAATGGAGTTTACGTTATTTGATAAATGTCCAATCGCATTTCTATCCACTGGTCCCACTTGGCAGCGGTAGGATCCTTTTGCGCGGAGGTAACTGTCTCCTCGGTTACAATTTGGAAGCTTCCGAAATAGAAGTAGGTGAAAGATTCGATATGGATGAAATAAGGTACCTTGCTCCTTCTCAAGACACCTTGGGGCGTGCATGGGAAAATGTATTGTggtttgacttgatttcttaCACGGAAAGCCTTGTTCCAGTTACACCTAAG CTCCTCAACCACATCGATACAAGTGAGGCATGCAGCAGACAGACTTCTTAA
- the LOC120668800 gene encoding putative F-box protein At2g02030 isoform X7, with protein MSERRRRGHCISAADGEGVKRCTEVASGNLFDVYQRKGKKKKRVLPQQQTFELPDEIVWEIMIRLPVESLARFKTVSKAWLAIISDPSFVRAHLQCSKQKQHRNPSHFLINPKFLLEISNADAFSTNIQFYQWCLQENMMRSTATLLYGRHFPTSEFGRVSDMAHCDGLMLLPTDTKVYVFNPATKDTIALPESQRNMMWHHRCLPVGLGLDTSTGKYKVARSFYRSRCSDPVEIVAMGMEVFTINGKHGSWRETLVDPPYPILSSQAATHYKGCLFYSIDKNNLQRPPHGLVRFSLADETFGVTPLITNIYPEVDHDDFFISEFDGELCCTYLCSHLQRVLVFTTRGVDHPKWSLRYLINVQSHFYPLVPLGSGRILLRGGNCLLGYNLEASEIEVGERFDMDEIRYLAPSQDTLGRAWENVLWFDLISYTESLVPVTPKLLNHIDTSEACSRQTS; from the exons ATGTCTGAGCGTCGGCGGCGTGGCCACTGCATCTCGGCGGCAGATGGAGAGGGTGTCAAACGGTGCACGGAGGTGGCGAGCGGCAACCTGTTTGAT GTATAccagaggaaggggaagaagaagaagagggtgCTGCCGCAGCAGCAGACTTTCGAGCTGCCGGACGAGATTGTCTGGGAGATCATGATCCGGCTGCCAGTGGAATCCCTGGCGAGATTCAAAACCGTCAGCAAGGCCTGGCTTGCCATCATTTCGGATCCTTCTTTTGTTCGCGCGCATCTCCAGTGCTCCAAGCAGAAACAGCACCGCAACCCATCACATTTCCTCATCAACCCCAAGTTTCTTTTGGAAATAAGTAATGCCGATGCTTTTTCCACCAACATCCAGTTCTACCAGTGGTGTTTACAAGAAAACATGATGAGGAGTACTGCAACACTACTGTACGGGAGACACTTCCCTACCAGCGAGTTTGGGAGAGTGTCCGATATGGCACATTGTGATGGCTTGATGCTGCTCCCCACCGACACCAAGGTCTACGTCTTCAACCCAGCCACAAAGGACACCATTGCACTGCCAGAGAGCCAGCGCAACATGATGTGGCATCACAGATGTCTCCCCGTCGGCTTGGGCCTTGATACTTCCACCGGCAAATACAAGGTCGCACGCTCTTTCTACCGCTCCCGTTGTTCTGATCCCGTGGAGATCGTTGCGATGGGGATGGAGGTCTTCACCATCAATGGCAAACACGGCTCTTGGAGGGAAACTTTGGTTGATCCACCCTACCCAATCTTGAGTTCACAGGCTGCCACACACTACAAGGGATGTTTATTCTATTCTATTGATAAGAACAATCTGCAGCGGCCCCCGCACGGGTTAGTGCGTTTCAGCCTTGCAGACGAAACATTTGGTGTCACTCCATTGATCACAAACATATACCCTGAAGTTGACCATGACGATTTTTTTATTAGTGAGTTTGATGGGGAGCTATGCTGTACTTACCTCTGCAGCCATCTGCAACGGGTATTGGTCTTCACAACAAGAGGTGTAGACCATCCAAAATGGAGTTTACGTTATTTGATAAATGTCCAATCGCATTTCTATCCACTGGTCCCACTTGGCAGCGGTAGGATCCTTTTGCGCGGAGGTAACTGTCTCCTCGGTTACAATTTGGAAGCTTCCGAAATAGAAGTAGGTGAAAGATTCGATATGGATGAAATAAGGTACCTTGCTCCTTCTCAAGACACCTTGGGGCGTGCATGGGAAAATGTATTGTggtttgacttgatttcttaCACGGAAAGCCTTGTTCCAGTTACACCTAAG CTCCTCAACCACATCGATACAAGTGAGGCATGCAGCAGACAGACTTCTTAA